From the Desulfosoma sp. genome, one window contains:
- the coaE gene encoding dephospho-CoA kinase (Dephospho-CoA kinase (CoaE) performs the final step in coenzyme A biosynthesis.), with amino-acid sequence MRIALTGGIASGKSTVAQMLREKGAVVLDADEAARRVVQPGQAAWKKLRALLDAGYFDEVTGEIHRRKLRERIICDDNLRAQVNAAVHPAVMETMEAEWRDWCAREPHRLVFFDIPLLYEAGMHEAFDCVIVVYADPETQIRRLCRRDGVSLEEARKTLNMQWPMDRKRQRAHVVIDNSGDLENTRRQVDALWKNLLERILSCQQHTSTSTMS; translated from the coding sequence TCGCCCTGACGGGAGGGATCGCCTCCGGTAAAAGCACGGTGGCTCAAATGCTTCGGGAAAAAGGCGCTGTCGTTTTGGATGCCGATGAAGCAGCCCGCCGGGTGGTGCAACCGGGACAAGCGGCCTGGAAGAAACTCAGAGCGCTTCTCGATGCCGGCTATTTCGATGAGGTCACGGGAGAAATTCACAGGAGAAAACTTCGCGAACGTATTATCTGCGACGATAATCTCCGTGCCCAAGTGAATGCCGCTGTGCACCCTGCAGTGATGGAAACCATGGAAGCGGAGTGGAGAGACTGGTGCGCTCGAGAGCCCCATCGTCTCGTCTTTTTCGACATCCCCTTGCTTTACGAAGCGGGAATGCATGAAGCCTTTGACTGTGTCATCGTGGTCTATGCGGATCCCGAAACACAGATCAGGCGTTTATGTCGCCGTGACGGCGTCTCCCTCGAGGAAGCTCGAAAAACCTTGAATATGCAGTGGCCTATGGATCGGAAAAGGCAACGGGCTCATGTGGTGATTGACAATTCAGGAGACTTGGAAAACACACGCCGACAGGTGGACGCGCTTTGGAAGAACCTTCTGGAAAGGATCCTTTCATGTCAGCAACACACTTCCACATCCACGATGTCGTGA